The genomic segment CTGGCTGCCTGGGAATGGGGGCAGTTCTGCGGCTTTGCTTCGCGTTCGCAGCGGATCTGGCTGGCACTGCTCTGCGGTCTGCTACTGGCCTTTATGCTCATCACGCTCCCGGCTTATCAACATCTGGTTCAGCTGCCGCAGGTTAGCGGTGCGCTCTGGCTGGCTCTGGGCTGGTGGATTGCTGCGCTGCTGCTGGTGCTGTTCTACCCCGGTTCTGCAGCGCTCTGGCGGACCTCGAAGCCGTTACGGCTGATATTTGGTCTGCTCACCATTGTGCCGTTCTTCTGGGGCATGTTGGCGCTACGCCAGTACCATTACGAATCCGACCACTTCGCCGGTGCCTGGTGGCTGCTGTACGTGATGCTGCTGGTGTGGGGAGCCGATTCCGGTGCGTATATGTTTGGCAAGCTGTTTGGCAAACATAAGCTGGCGCCGAAAGTTTCTCCGGGCAAAACCTGGGAAGGCTTCCTCGGCGGGCTGGTCACTTCTGCACTGCTCTCGTGGTTATTCAGCGCGTTTGCGCCGCTGGAGGTTTCGCTGGGTACGCTGCTGGTCTGTTCGATTGCGGCTGCGCTGGCCTCGGTACTGGGCGATTTGACCGAGAGCATGTTCAAACGTGAAGCGGGTATCA from the Erwinia sp. SLM-02 genome contains:
- the cdsA gene encoding phosphatidate cytidylyltransferase, whose amino-acid sequence is MLKSRLITAFILIPIVIAALFLLPPLGFEIVILVISMLAAWEWGQFCGFASRSQRIWLALLCGLLLAFMLITLPAYQHLVQLPQVSGALWLALGWWIAALLLVLFYPGSAALWRTSKPLRLIFGLLTIVPFFWGMLALRQYHYESDHFAGAWWLLYVMLLVWGADSGAYMFGKLFGKHKLAPKVSPGKTWEGFLGGLVTSALLSWLFSAFAPLEVSLGTLLVCSIAAALASVLGDLTESMFKREAGIKDSGNLIPGHGGILDRIDSLTAAVPVFACLLLLVFGTL